Below is a genomic region from Brassica rapa cultivar Chiifu-401-42 chromosome A08, CAAS_Brap_v3.01, whole genome shotgun sequence.
AGAGtgagagaaaagaagagaatATACGCTTTCTTGATGTAAGCAGGAAGTTGTTCCCCATCAATGGACCAGAAGCTTGATTAATAGTGTTATAACGTTGCTTATGGATTAAGTGAACAAGTTTAAATTTAAACTTTGAAGCATGACATTGGTTTCCAATCAAAAGATGTATGTTATGTTCTCAACTCTGTATGTACATTTGTTTGCTTCAGCTTTCCCGCAATCAACATACCATAAACTGATATGGTCTGTGTACAAGGTGGGAAAGATGAGAgagtaaacaaaaacaatcagattaaacaaaaaaaaaacaactgaaACAACAATGGGCTTAAGGAAATGAAATTAAATTCGGAAAGCCCAATGGGCTTTTAAGGACATCGGATCCAAGTGGATACTATATTTtagggtttaattttttttttaactaggtGATATATAAATGAAGCGGTCTCTTTTCACGGCGTTGTTCCCTCTTCTCACGACGAAAATGGGTGTTTTCAGGGTAATTAGATcgtgaaattttttttttttttttttttttttttttttagatcgTGAAATCTTGCTAGACTCATTGCTTCTGAATTATCGACTGATTCTCTTTATCATGGATCCGACAAATCTAATCGGAGTTTACTTGATGTCTGGTCTGTTTCTCCTTTTTGCCAGTTTCACCAGTACCAGGTTGTCGGAAGAGCTCTCCCGACAGAGAATGAGGTGCAACCTAAGATTTACAGGATGAAGCTCTGGGCCACGAACGAGGTTCGTGCCATGTCCAAGTTCTGGTAAgttaaaattaccattttaacCTCTTTTATTCCTTAATAACCATTGGCTTGGGTCTCTCTTAACTATAAGTTGCAATCTTGGGGTTTTAGGTACTTCTTGAGGAAGCAAGTGAAGATTAAGAAGAGCAATGGCCAGATGCTTGCCATCAACGAAGtacaaatctatttttatatcTGATAATTAATTAATGCTGTTTTACCGAACTGGAACTGTAGATTGTCGGATAGGGTCTGAGATTCAGTAATCAAATTAACTTTAATTGAAGTTCTGTTTCTTTCGTGTTTTGTGATAAGATCTTTGAGAAGAACCCGACGACGATCAATAACTTTGGAATCTGGCTGAGGTACCAGAGCCGTACAGGTTACCACAACATGTACAAGGAGTTCCGTGACACTACTTTGAACGGAGCAGTGGAGCAGATGTACACCGAGATGGCGTCGAGGCACAGAGTCAGGTTCCCTTGCATCCAGATCATCAAGACAGCCACTGTCCCAGCGGCTTTGTGCAAGAGAGAGAGCACGAAGCAGTTTCACAATAGCAAGATCAAGTTCCCTTTGGTCTACAGGAAGGTTAGACCTCCCACCAGGAAGCTCAAGACTACCTACAAGGCCTCTAAGCCCAACTTGTTCATGTAGAGAAGCTCTCTTAGGGTATTGAAGTTTTATACTTTTGAGAGTTTTTTCCTTCTTTAATTTTGGGGGTTAGATTAGAATCTTGGAAGTATTATTATggattttgttattttctatACCGGATAATTTTTGTTTGTCGTTTTTAGTTGGCAATGAGgctttaaaatattataattttcttcTTTCTAATTACCTTAAAAAATCTGgccattttcaaaatattatattagtcACTAAAATCATAGTGAACATAAACATTTTATTGCAAACATGGAA
It encodes:
- the LOC103835248 gene encoding 60S ribosomal protein L18a-2 isoform X2, whose protein sequence is MKRSLFTALFPLLTTKMGVFRFHQYQVVGRALPTENEVQPKIYRMKLWATNEVRAMSKFWYFLRKQVKIKKSNGQMLAINEIFEKNPTTINNFGIWLRYQSRTGYHNMYKEFRDTTLNGAVEQMYTEMASRHRVRFPCIQICKRESTKQFHNSKIKFPLVYRKVRPPTRKLKTTYKASKPNLFM
- the LOC103835248 gene encoding 60S ribosomal protein L18a-2 isoform X1, which gives rise to MKRSLFTALFPLLTTKMGVFRFHQYQVVGRALPTENEVQPKIYRMKLWATNEVRAMSKFWYFLRKQVKIKKSNGQMLAINEIFEKNPTTINNFGIWLRYQSRTGYHNMYKEFRDTTLNGAVEQMYTEMASRHRVRFPCIQIIKTATVPAALCKRESTKQFHNSKIKFPLVYRKVRPPTRKLKTTYKASKPNLFM